A part of Rhinatrema bivittatum chromosome 16, aRhiBiv1.1, whole genome shotgun sequence genomic DNA contains:
- the LOC115077491 gene encoding olfactory receptor 6N2-like → MDGLNQTVGTDFIILGFSRFHHFEVPIFLLILLAYLTTLAGNLVIITLVRVEFSLQSPMYLFISSLSFLEILYVSVTVPRLLANLLGVSKSISFVGCFIQMYLFHSLGISECMLLGVMAFDRYLAICNPLRYKTIITNKLCILLAAFSWLMGFSAAIFPTILAARLPFCGRREVNHFFCDFTPLLYLACTDTSLNVIVNGSFAVSTIIIPFTIIAVIYIKIILAILKIKSMDGRRKAFSTCSSHLIVVALFYGTALIVYVRPKGSFPADYDKLLALMYAVFTPLFNPFIYSLRNNDVKEAVRKLCRRLTVYSKK, encoded by the coding sequence ATGGATGGGCTCAATCAGACAGTAGGGACAGACTTCATCATTCTTGGATTCTCCAGATTTCATCATTTTGAAGTTCCAATTTTCCTCCTCATTCTTCTTGCCTACCTGACAACTCTGGCTGGAAACCTTGTCATCATTACTTTGGTGAGGGTGGAGTTCAGTTTACAATCCCCTATGTATCTTTTTATTAGCAGCCTGTCTTTCTTAGAAATTTTGTATGTATCTGTCACAGTTCCCAGACTGTTGGCCAACTTGTTAGGTGTCAGTAAGTCCATTTCCTTTGTTGGCTGCTTCATTCAAATGTACCTGTTTCACTCTTTGGGTATTTCAGAGTGTATGCTCCTTGGGGTGATGGCCTTCGATCGTTATTTAGCCATCTGTAACCCTCTGCGCTATAAAACCATCATCACCAACAAGCTTTGCATTCTGCTGGCTGCATTCTCCTGGCTCATGGGCTTCTCAGCTGCCATCTTTCCCACAATTTTGGCTGCCAGATTACCATTCTGTGGCCGTAGAGAAGTCAACCACTTCTTTTGTGACTTTACCCCACTCCTATATTTGGCTTGTACAGATACATCACTCAATGTTATAGTAAATGGTTCATTTGCTGTAAGTACAATAATAATTCCATTCACCATCATCGCTGTCATTTACATAAAGATTATTCTTGCAATACTGAAGATAAAGTCAATGGATGGGAGACGCAAAGCCTTCTCTACCTGTTCTTCTCACCTGATTGTAGTTGCTTTATTCTATGGAACAGCCCTTATTGTCTATGTGCGGCCCAAAGGAAGCTTTCCTGCTGACTATGACAAGCTGCTTGCCCTAATGTATGCAGTGTTTACCCCCTTATTCAACCCTTTCATTTACAGTCTTCGCAATAATGATGTTAAAGAGGCAGTAAGGAAATTATGCAGAAGACTCACTGTTTATTCCAAGAAATGA